A part of Streptomyces sp. NBC_01235 genomic DNA contains:
- a CDS encoding ricin-type beta-trefoil lectin domain protein, with product MTLWTSLEPAAATADPGGTTTVRLRVRNTGDIVDEYRFEPVGNVAPWTTVEPQTLRLYPGTTGTVELTFAPPRTPDAAAGPNPYAVRITPTEHPEAVTVPEGNLTVTPFTEVRAELVPPTVKGRFRGRPRLAIDNIGNTRVTASVAGTDMGDHLGYEFRPGSVQIEPGRAAFVDATLRPRQIIWFGSKEQRPYALSVQRSGAVPLSVDGTFVQRGFLPRWLATALSLTVALGIAFVMIWLAYKPQVNTSAKEKLAEAGATALPSPAVSAPSAPKVDASADPLPEQQTPSAPAKADAGGGSGSGGSGSSSGSGSGSQKDTGSSGGSKTTAPVPGAIIIGQASNRCIDVTDAQNGKGKDGTPLQLWDCAGSANQKWIFGKDGTVRSLGLCMDVAWGSRDDGAVIQLANCSGNPAQQFVLSKDLDLVNPQANKCVDAKDNGTGNGTKLQLWTCSGTPNQKWRAQ from the coding sequence GTGACCCTGTGGACCTCTCTGGAACCGGCCGCGGCGACCGCGGACCCCGGCGGCACCACGACCGTACGGCTGCGTGTGCGCAACACCGGCGACATCGTCGACGAGTACCGCTTCGAACCGGTGGGGAACGTGGCCCCCTGGACGACGGTGGAGCCGCAGACGCTGCGTCTCTATCCGGGGACGACGGGCACGGTGGAGCTGACCTTTGCCCCGCCCCGTACCCCGGATGCGGCGGCGGGGCCGAACCCGTACGCCGTGCGTATCACGCCGACGGAGCATCCGGAGGCGGTGACCGTCCCGGAGGGGAATCTGACGGTCACGCCGTTCACGGAGGTGCGGGCGGAGCTGGTCCCGCCGACCGTGAAGGGACGCTTCCGGGGACGTCCGCGTCTCGCGATCGACAACATCGGCAACACCCGCGTGACGGCGTCCGTCGCGGGCACCGACATGGGCGACCACCTCGGGTACGAGTTCCGCCCGGGCAGCGTGCAGATCGAACCGGGACGCGCGGCGTTCGTCGACGCGACGCTGCGTCCACGCCAGATCATCTGGTTCGGGTCGAAGGAGCAGCGGCCGTACGCGCTGAGCGTGCAGCGGTCGGGTGCGGTGCCGTTGTCGGTGGACGGGACGTTCGTGCAGCGCGGGTTCCTGCCGCGCTGGCTGGCGACGGCCCTCAGCCTCACGGTGGCCCTGGGAATCGCGTTCGTGATGATCTGGCTGGCGTACAAACCGCAGGTCAACACCAGCGCCAAGGAGAAGCTCGCGGAGGCCGGCGCCACCGCGCTGCCCAGCCCGGCCGTCTCCGCGCCGTCCGCGCCGAAGGTGGACGCCTCCGCCGATCCGCTGCCCGAACAACAGACGCCGTCCGCCCCGGCGAAGGCGGACGCCGGCGGTGGCTCCGGGTCCGGCGGTTCCGGCAGCTCCTCGGGGTCGGGCAGCGGCAGCCAGAAGGACACCGGCAGTTCGGGCGGCTCCAAGACGACGGCCCCGGTGCCCGGCGCCATCATCATCGGCCAGGCCTCGAACCGGTGCATCGACGTCACCGACGCGCAGAACGGCAAGGGCAAGGACGGCACCCCGCTCCAGCTGTGGGACTGCGCCGGGTCGGCGAACCAGAAGTGGATCTTCGGCAAGGACGGCACCGTGCGCTCGCTCGGCCTGTGCATGGACGTCGCCTGGGGCTCGCGGGACGACGGCGCGGTCATCCAGCTGGCCAACTGCAGCGGCAACCCCGCCCAGCAGTTCGTGCTGAGCAAGGACCTCGATCTGGTCAACCCGCAGGCGAACAAGTGCGTGGACGCCAAGGACAACGGCACCGGCAACGGCACGAAGCTCCAGCTGTGGACGTGCTCGGGGACGCCGAACCAGAAGTGGCGCGCTCAGTGA